One genomic segment of Erythrobacter sp. THAF29 includes these proteins:
- a CDS encoding DUF805 domain-containing protein — MEWMLMPLRRYADFSGRSRRKEYWMFVLFQIIVLVFMAILVGITGGFDESGASTFGSIMLIICGIVYLGLFFIPGLAVTVRRFHDQDKSGWFILLQFIPYVGGLIVLVFMCLEGTRGPNRYGPDPKGVGDAETFA; from the coding sequence ATGGAATGGATGTTGATGCCGCTACGGCGGTACGCCGATTTTTCGGGGCGCTCGCGCCGCAAGGAATACTGGATGTTCGTGCTCTTCCAGATCATCGTTCTGGTGTTCATGGCGATACTAGTCGGCATTACGGGCGGTTTCGACGAGAGCGGAGCCAGCACCTTCGGAAGCATCATGCTGATCATCTGCGGGATCGTATATCTCGGCCTGTTCTTCATACCTGGCCTCGCAGTGACAGTCCGGCGCTTCCACGATCAAGACAAGTCGGGGTGGTTCATCCTGCTGCAATTCATCCCTTATGTGGGTGGTTTGATCGTACTCGTTTTCATGTGTCTTGAGGGGACACGCGGGCCGAACCGATACGGCCCCGACCCAAAGGGCGTGGGCGACGCGGAAACCTTCGCGTAA
- a CDS encoding TonB-dependent receptor, which yields MRSIIPGSTGSYRFTLLAGAAAFALAAPTTALAQDVDTEEEDQAGSEDQGLIIVTASKRETTLQETPIAVSVTSGQTLEDAQIRDVLDLQTVTPSLRVSQLQTASASTFIIRGFGNGDNNFGIEPSVGVFVDGVFRSRSAGALSDLPNVQRIEVLNGPQSTLFGKNASAGVISVVTRPPQFDFGGSLEVSYGNYNALVVKGDVTGPIGENVAFSLDGSYNRRDGFGEIVNLGEDINDRNRWSVRGQLLIEPTPDLSIRAIADYSKIDEVCCTVGNLVNGPTGPGILAVGGQIPTDFFSREVFLNFVPENEVDNYGGSVQVDWASGPISVTSITSYRELQNSFLTDIDFTSADIATETRAQDLKTFTQELRIASDFDGPFNFLLGGFFFDESIEQESAIQNGSQIRNFFEILAGEDPVAVLTGQPTLFNGLEASFGFPQESIFNTPLLTDERYSMDNQAISVFGTLDFEPVDGLVFTAGFNYTDDKKDFALSQTSFDPLAQVNFVDAFITQATALNPGLPTVTTRDQFQALPAAVQAGLIAAATDPAQNPLLPLAGFQFQPPFLDIPNAVEDGQTRDDKFTYLLRAAYQVSNEVNVYFSYATGFKASSVNLSRDSRPLNTDFLEGPGASTFAAPDSPIINAGLAVPNLVSGSRFAGPEEAEVYEVGLKAQWPGFGFNLAVFDQTIEGFQSFAFTGTGFALRNAGQQSVQGFELDTTIVPTDGLVLTFAATHLDPLFDSFPGSVLGDLTGLRPAGIPSWAIATSATYTHEWDSGTQLVTRVDFNHESNEDINNGLPTFNAGLGNTLIFRREVNLLNASATLKLNNGLEVGVWGRNLTDDEYITTVFDSVAQAGSVSGYPNAPRTYGGVVRFKF from the coding sequence ATGCGTTCGATTATTCCCGGTTCGACCGGTTCGTACCGATTCACCCTGCTCGCAGGTGCCGCAGCCTTCGCCTTGGCCGCACCAACCACCGCTCTCGCTCAGGACGTAGACACCGAAGAAGAAGATCAAGCTGGTTCCGAGGACCAGGGTCTCATCATCGTGACCGCCTCGAAGCGTGAAACGACGCTTCAGGAAACGCCGATCGCGGTTTCGGTGACTTCCGGTCAGACGCTCGAAGACGCGCAGATCCGCGACGTGCTCGACCTGCAGACCGTTACTCCGTCGCTACGCGTCAGCCAGCTCCAGACTGCTTCAGCTTCGACTTTCATTATTCGCGGCTTCGGTAACGGCGACAACAACTTCGGCATCGAACCTTCAGTTGGGGTTTTCGTCGATGGCGTGTTCCGCTCGCGTTCTGCGGGCGCCCTTTCCGACCTTCCCAATGTTCAACGCATCGAGGTCCTGAACGGCCCGCAGTCGACGCTGTTCGGCAAAAACGCATCGGCCGGTGTGATTTCGGTCGTCACCCGCCCGCCGCAGTTCGATTTCGGCGGCTCGCTTGAAGTCAGCTACGGCAATTACAATGCGCTCGTCGTCAAAGGCGATGTGACTGGTCCGATTGGCGAAAATGTCGCCTTTTCGCTCGACGGCAGCTACAACCGCCGCGACGGTTTCGGTGAGATCGTCAACCTCGGCGAAGACATCAACGATCGCAATCGCTGGTCGGTGCGCGGCCAGTTGCTGATCGAGCCCACTCCCGACCTCAGCATCCGCGCGATTGCCGATTATTCGAAGATTGACGAAGTCTGCTGCACCGTCGGCAACCTCGTCAACGGTCCGACGGGGCCCGGCATCCTTGCCGTTGGTGGCCAGATCCCGACCGATTTCTTCTCGCGCGAGGTGTTCCTCAACTTCGTCCCGGAAAACGAAGTCGACAATTACGGCGGCTCGGTCCAGGTCGATTGGGCGAGCGGACCGATCTCGGTCACCTCGATCACGTCCTATCGCGAGCTTCAGAACAGCTTCCTGACCGATATCGACTTCACCAGTGCCGATATCGCCACGGAAACGCGTGCGCAGGACCTCAAGACCTTCACGCAGGAACTGCGGATCGCGTCCGACTTTGACGGACCGTTCAATTTCCTTCTGGGTGGTTTCTTCTTCGATGAGAGCATCGAACAGGAAAGCGCAATCCAGAACGGCAGCCAGATCCGCAACTTCTTCGAGATCCTTGCCGGTGAAGATCCGGTCGCGGTGCTGACCGGACAGCCGACCCTGTTTAACGGTCTCGAAGCAAGCTTTGGATTCCCGCAGGAAAGCATCTTCAACACGCCGTTGCTCACCGATGAGCGGTATTCGATGGACAACCAGGCCATCTCGGTCTTCGGGACGCTCGATTTCGAGCCGGTTGACGGCCTCGTATTTACGGCGGGCTTCAACTACACCGACGACAAGAAGGACTTCGCGCTTTCGCAGACGAGCTTCGATCCGCTCGCGCAGGTCAACTTCGTCGATGCCTTCATCACGCAGGCAACCGCTCTGAACCCGGGGCTGCCGACGGTGACGACCCGCGACCAGTTCCAGGCTCTTCCAGCAGCGGTGCAGGCGGGGCTTATTGCCGCAGCAACCGACCCCGCGCAGAACCCGCTCCTGCCCCTGGCCGGTTTCCAGTTCCAGCCGCCGTTCCTAGACATCCCGAATGCGGTCGAAGACGGGCAGACGCGTGACGACAAGTTTACTTACCTGCTGCGTGCGGCGTATCAGGTGTCGAACGAAGTCAACGTCTACTTCAGCTACGCGACCGGCTTCAAGGCAAGCTCGGTAAACCTGTCGCGTGACAGCCGACCGCTGAACACGGACTTCCTTGAAGGCCCCGGCGCGTCGACCTTCGCTGCGCCTGACTCGCCCATCATCAACGCGGGTCTCGCAGTGCCGAACCTCGTTTCGGGTTCGCGTTTCGCCGGCCCTGAAGAGGCAGAAGTCTATGAAGTCGGCCTCAAGGCACAGTGGCCGGGCTTTGGCTTCAACCTGGCCGTATTCGACCAGACGATCGAAGGGTTCCAGAGCTTCGCCTTCACCGGCACCGGCTTTGCGCTGCGCAACGCTGGTCAGCAATCGGTGCAGGGCTTCGAGCTCGACACCACCATCGTTCCGACCGATGGCCTGGTCCTGACCTTCGCGGCGACGCACCTCGATCCGCTGTTCGACAGCTTCCCCGGAAGCGTTCTCGGCGATCTCACCGGCTTGCGTCCTGCGGGTATCCCGTCATGGGCAATCGCCACTTCGGCAACTTACACCCACGAATGGGACAGCGGCACGCAGCTCGTCACCCGCGTCGATTTCAACCATGAATCGAACGAGGACATCAACAATGGCTTGCCGACCTTCAACGCGGGGCTGGGTAACACCCTGATCTTCCGCCGCGAGGTGAACCTGCTCAACGCTTCGGCCACGCTGAAGCTCAATAACGGCCTGGAAGTCGGCGTCTGGGGGCGGAACCTCACCGACGACGAATACATCACGACCGTCTTCGACAGCGTCGCTCAGGCCGGATCGGTTTCGGGCTATCCGAATGCGCCGCGCACCTATGGCGGCGTGGTACGCTTCAAGTTCTGA
- the typA gene encoding translational GTPase TypA, whose translation MSRDLRNIAIIAHVDHGKTTLVDQLFRQSGTFRENQRVEERAMDSGDLEKERGITILAKCTSVEWEHDGETTRINIVDTPGHADFGAEVERILSMVDGVILLVDSAEGAMPQTKFVTGKALALGLKPIVVVNKIDRPDGRPQEVLDEVFDLFASLDATDEQLDFPSLFASGRDGYASEDENAREGTLEPLFKLITEHVPAPGLEVDAPFSFLATLLDRDNFMGRVLTGRVQSGTLKVNDPIHAIDRDGNVVETGRATKLLSFRGLERVPVESAQAGDIIALAGLEKATVANTIADPSVTEPIEAQPIDPPTLAMRFAVNDSPLAGREGDKVTSRMIRDRLLREAETNVAIRITESDDKDSFEVAGRGELQLGVLIETMRREGFELGISRPRVLLREEDGQKLEPYETVVIDVDDEHSGTVVEKMQRRKADLTEMKPSGQGKTRITFSAPSRGLIGYHGEFLSDTRGTGIMNRLFEKYGPYKGPIEGRINGVLISNSDGESVAYALNALEERGELFIAPQMKVYEGMIIGENAKPDDLEVNPLKSKQLTNIRSSGKDDAIRLTPPRRMSLEQAIAYIDDDEMVEVTPQSIRLRKTLLCPHERKKAKRKKDAA comes from the coding sequence ATGTCCCGCGACCTGCGTAACATCGCAATCATCGCCCACGTCGATCATGGAAAAACCACGCTCGTCGACCAGCTCTTCCGCCAGTCGGGCACTTTCCGCGAAAACCAGCGCGTCGAAGAGCGCGCGATGGACAGCGGCGACCTGGAAAAAGAGCGCGGAATCACGATCCTTGCCAAGTGCACGAGCGTCGAATGGGAACATGACGGCGAAACAACCCGCATCAACATCGTCGACACACCCGGCCACGCCGATTTCGGAGCGGAGGTGGAGCGTATCCTCTCGATGGTGGACGGCGTCATCCTGCTGGTCGACAGTGCGGAAGGCGCGATGCCTCAAACGAAGTTCGTGACCGGAAAAGCGCTGGCACTCGGCCTCAAGCCGATTGTCGTCGTCAACAAGATCGACCGTCCCGATGGCCGCCCGCAGGAAGTGCTCGACGAGGTGTTCGACCTCTTCGCATCGCTCGATGCCACCGACGAGCAGCTCGACTTCCCCTCGCTCTTCGCGAGCGGCCGCGACGGCTATGCAAGCGAAGACGAGAATGCGCGCGAAGGCACGCTCGAACCGCTGTTCAAGCTCATCACCGAGCATGTGCCCGCACCGGGCCTTGAAGTGGATGCCCCATTCAGCTTCCTTGCGACGCTGCTCGACCGCGACAACTTCATGGGCCGTGTGCTCACGGGCCGCGTCCAGTCAGGCACGCTCAAGGTCAATGATCCGATCCATGCCATCGACCGCGACGGCAATGTTGTCGAGACCGGCCGTGCGACCAAGCTGCTCTCATTCCGCGGACTAGAGCGTGTACCGGTCGAGAGCGCGCAGGCTGGCGACATCATCGCGCTTGCAGGGCTCGAAAAGGCGACCGTCGCCAACACCATCGCCGATCCGAGCGTGACCGAGCCGATCGAAGCCCAGCCGATCGACCCGCCCACGCTCGCCATGCGCTTTGCCGTCAACGACAGCCCTCTCGCGGGCCGAGAGGGCGACAAGGTGACGAGCCGCATGATCCGCGACCGCCTGCTGCGCGAGGCGGAAACCAATGTCGCGATCCGTATCACCGAAAGCGACGACAAGGACAGTTTCGAGGTCGCTGGCCGCGGTGAACTGCAGCTCGGCGTCCTTATCGAGACGATGCGCCGCGAGGGCTTCGAGCTCGGCATCTCGCGCCCGCGCGTGCTGCTGCGCGAAGAGGACGGGCAGAAACTCGAACCCTATGAAACTGTCGTCATCGACGTGGATGACGAGCATTCGGGCACGGTCGTCGAAAAGATGCAGCGCCGCAAGGCCGACCTCACCGAGATGAAACCGTCGGGACAGGGCAAGACGCGCATCACCTTCTCCGCCCCTTCGCGCGGCCTGATCGGCTATCACGGCGAGTTTCTCTCCGACACGAGGGGCACCGGTATCATGAACCGGCTGTTCGAGAAGTATGGCCCCTACAAAGGCCCGATCGAAGGACGCATCAACGGCGTGCTCATCTCGAACTCCGATGGCGAAAGCGTCGCTTATGCTCTCAACGCACTGGAAGAGCGCGGCGAGTTGTTCATCGCCCCTCAGATGAAGGTCTACGAAGGCATGATCATCGGCGAGAATGCCAAGCCCGATGATCTGGAGGTGAACCCGCTCAAATCGAAGCAGCTCACCAACATCCGCTCTTCGGGTAAGGACGATGCGATCCGCCTCACCCCGCCGCGCCGGATGAGCCTCGAGCAGGCGATTGCTTACATCGATGATGACGAAATGGTCGAGGTGACACCGCAATCGATCCGCCTTCGCAAGACGCTCCTGTGCCCTCACGAGCGCAAGAAAGCGAAGCGCAAGAAGGATGCGGCTTGA
- a CDS encoding putative 2OG-Fe(II) oxygenase, translating into MARTGAEPFELANRRARSMRPALPEPIDVTIAQQLKMLESAPAPAQNLQWRRVQLLSALDRFDEALTICEMLDPGTDAGRKLLHAQLLQAPTRSRDPDRSEAMMRDLLTIPLEDRTKTNVLLSLSQSIERRGNLENARAMVLDALDLDAQNTTALRRYAVLEAALGQLDDLLHFSERRIAAGNASSLVIAACSAALAGLQRVDEAQEVRRFEELFWCGTLPCPSGSDDLVSFNRDLAAELRTHPALRFENSRRASKGSWRIDELFTARSEHVRILLETICTCAQNYIESVVDSPTRKPGGLFDELRPGACKIASWAILTREDGYEDWHMHGRGWISGVYYVAVPDGLPGGSDKAGAIDFGWWEEVLGDGASERLGYQRVHPEPGMLLLFPSYIHHRTWPHRSDEERICVAFDIMPS; encoded by the coding sequence ATGGCTCGCACCGGAGCCGAGCCTTTTGAGCTGGCCAATCGACGAGCGCGCTCGATGCGTCCGGCGCTTCCCGAGCCGATTGACGTAACCATCGCCCAGCAACTGAAAATGCTGGAAAGCGCGCCTGCCCCTGCTCAAAACCTGCAATGGCGGCGCGTGCAGCTGCTCTCTGCTCTCGATCGCTTCGACGAGGCGCTGACAATATGCGAAATGCTCGATCCCGGTACGGATGCCGGACGCAAATTGCTCCACGCACAGCTTCTTCAGGCTCCTACCCGATCGCGCGATCCCGACCGCTCCGAAGCCATGATGCGCGATCTCCTCACCATCCCTCTTGAGGATCGCACGAAAACGAACGTCTTACTTTCGCTCTCGCAATCGATCGAAAGACGCGGGAACCTTGAAAACGCACGAGCGATGGTGCTCGATGCGCTCGATCTCGACGCACAAAACACCACCGCCCTCCGCCGCTACGCGGTTCTCGAGGCGGCTCTGGGCCAGCTAGACGATCTTCTTCACTTCAGCGAAAGGCGGATCGCGGCTGGAAACGCCTCCTCGCTCGTGATCGCCGCCTGTTCTGCGGCGCTCGCCGGTCTGCAAAGGGTCGATGAAGCGCAAGAAGTTCGCCGTTTCGAAGAGCTGTTCTGGTGCGGCACCCTCCCCTGCCCATCGGGTTCGGATGATCTCGTATCATTCAACCGGGACCTCGCCGCAGAACTGCGAACCCACCCGGCGCTACGTTTCGAAAACAGCCGCCGTGCGAGCAAGGGCTCTTGGCGCATCGACGAATTGTTCACCGCCCGGAGTGAGCATGTCCGAATACTTCTCGAAACAATCTGCACTTGCGCCCAGAACTATATCGAAAGTGTGGTCGACTCCCCCACCCGCAAACCCGGCGGTCTGTTCGATGAATTACGCCCCGGCGCCTGCAAGATCGCTTCATGGGCGATCCTCACGCGGGAAGACGGTTACGAAGACTGGCACATGCACGGGCGCGGCTGGATCAGCGGCGTTTACTATGTCGCGGTTCCGGACGGATTGCCGGGAGGCAGTGACAAGGCCGGCGCCATCGATTTCGGCTGGTGGGAAGAGGTGCTAGGCGATGGCGCGAGCGAGCGTCTTGGCTACCAACGCGTTCACCCCGAGCCGGGTATGCTCTTGCTTTTCCCGTCCTACATCCACCACCGCACGTGGCCGCACAGATCCGATGAGGAGCGTATCTGCGTGGCATTCGACATCATGCCTTCGTAG